A window from Gossypium raimondii isolate GPD5lz chromosome 7, ASM2569854v1, whole genome shotgun sequence encodes these proteins:
- the LOC105797465 gene encoding ATPase GET3A: MADSDDIPESTVHNILEQDTLKWVFVGGKGGVGKTTCSSIISMLLARVRPSVLIISTDPAHNLSDAFQQRFTKTPTLVYGFKNLYAMEVDPSVDNDEFGTEGMDSLFSDLANAIPGIDEAMSFGEMLKLVQTMDYSCIVFDTAPTGHTLRLLQFPATLEKGLEKMMSLKSKFGGLLSQVTRIFGVEDEFGEDAIIGRLEGMKNVIEQVNKQFKDPDLTTFICVCIPEFLSLYETERLVQELTKFEIDTHNIIINQVLFDDEDVESKLLKARMRMQQKYLDQFFMLYDDFHITKLPLLPEEVTGVEALKRFSRHFITPYQPSLEKGTVEEVEQRLSRLKEQLAEAEAELEKL; the protein is encoded by the exons ATGGCAGACAGTGACGATATACCAGAGTCAACCGTTCATAACATATTGGAGCAAGATACCCTGAAGTGGGTTTTCGTTGGTGGCAAAGGAGGTGTGGGTAAGACCACTTGTAGCTCGATTATTTCGATGCTCTTGGCTCGGGTCCGACCCTCTGTCTTGATTATTTCCACCGACCCTGCTCATAATCTCAGCGATGCTTTTCAACAGAGATTCACAAAGACTCCCACTTTGGTCTATGGCTTCAAGAATTTATATGCCATG GAGGTAGATCCTAGCGTGGATAATGATGAATTCGGGACGGAAGGAATGGATAGTTTATTTTCAGACTTGGCGAATGCAATTCCAGGAATTGATGAGGCGATGAGCTTTGGAGAGATGCTTAA ATTGGTGCAGACAATGGATTATTCGTGCATTGTATTCGACACTGCCCCAACCGGACATACACTTCGGCTTTTACAGTTTCCAGCTACCTTAGAGAAGGGACTTGAAAAAATGATGTCGCTGAAAAGCAAATTTGGTGGTTTATTGAGTCAG GTGACCCGTATTTTTGGGGTTGAAGATGAATTTGGGGAGGATGCAATTATAGGGAGGCTTGAAGGCATGAAAAATGTGATTGAACAAGTTAATAAGCAGTTCAAAGACCCA GACTTGACAACATTTATCTGCGTTTGCATTCCGGAGTTCCTGTCTCTCTATGAAACAGAGAGATTGGTGCAAGAACTCACCAAATTTGAGATTGATACACATAATATTATCATTAACCAAGTACTTTTTGATGATGAAG ATGTTGAGTCCAAGTTATTAAAAGCTCGAATGCGGATGCAACAAAAGTACCTTGATCAGTTTTTcatgttatatgatgattttcaCATCACTAAGCTGCCATTGCTGCCAGAAGAG GTTACTGGGGTTGAAGCTCTGAAAAGATTTTCACGCCATTTTATTACACCATATCAACCATCCCTCGAAAAGGGAACTGTAGAAGAGGTAGAGCAAAGACTGTCGAGGTTAAAGGAACAGTTGGCCGAGGCTGAAGCCGAACTCGAGAAACtctaa
- the LOC128042537 gene encoding uncharacterized protein LOC128042537, protein MWAIKQVNMDYEAARNKRLLDITELKENRRNAYENATIYKEKTKRWHDRIILQQQIIAGQQVLLFNSRLKLDPGKLRSCWSGPFEFVEVFPHGAVTIKDSNDGYQFNVNG, encoded by the coding sequence ATGTgggcaattaagcaagtgaacatggactatgaagctGCTAGAAATAAAAGGTTGTTGGATATCACTGAACTAAAGGAGAATAGGCGAAATGCCTATGAAAATGCtacaatttacaaggaaaagactAAACGATGGCATGACAGAATTATTTTGCAGCAACAAATTATCGCGggtcaacaagttttattattcaattctagacTGAAGCTGGACCCAGGTAAATTGCGCTCATGTTGGTCTGGACCTTTCGAATTCGTCGAAgtatttcctcatggtgcaGTCACAATCAAAGATTCAAATGATGGATACCAATTCAATGTGAATGGCTAG